The DNA sequence ACCTCGCGCTCCGCGGCGAGACGCCTGAGGGTGCGCAGGCTGTCCGCCGTGGCATCGCCGGCCCAGCGCATTCCGCCCTGTGAGGCCCCCGCCCAGACAAGCCCTTCATCGAGATGCTGGCCGACGAGATCGAGCAGGTCGTCGAGGCCGGGGGCCAGCACACCGAGGCGGACGGTCATCGTCGCGCCGCTGCCGGCGTGGGTCACCAGGTGCCAGAAGGCATGGGCGCTGTCGGAATCCAGGCGGTTCCAGGCGAGATCGGCGGCATCGAGGATTCGGGCGGTGTCTCCCGCGACGCCTCCCTCGGAACCGATACACCGGGCGGCAAGGATCCAGTCCGAGTCCGCGGCCACGGCGGGGGAAAGGAGTTCCAGGGCCTGTGGCTGGACTCCGGCGTCGGCCAGGTCGCGCGCCGCGCTGGTCAGGTGATCGCGCGGGGCGCGCGCCACGAGCGTGGTGTCCGCATTCGGAAGGGCGCGGAGTCGGAGGTGAAGCGTCGTGAGCACGCCGAAGGCGCCGAACCCGCCGACCTGCAGCTTGGTGAGGTCGTAGCCCGCCACGTTCTTGACGACGGTGCCGCCCGGGCGGACGACTCGTCCGTCGCCGGTGACGGCAGTACACCCGAGGATGTGATCACGCACGGGGCCGAAACCGGCCCGGAGCGCGCCGGCTGTCGCGGTGGCGACGATCGAGCCGACGGTCCGCTCCGGGCGACCGGGGGAATCGATGGCGAGCCACATCCCCTCGGCTGCCAGGCGCCGTTGCAGGTCGTCCATCGACACGCCGGCTTCGACGGTCGCGACGAGGTCAGCGGGCTGGACCGTCACGAGGCGGTCGAGCCCGCGCGTGGTGAGGGCGAGGTCGGCCGGGGCGTCGGCGGGCACCCAGCTCCCATGCCCTTCCAGCCGGACGCGCCACCCGGAAGACTCGGCCAACCGGAGTGTGGCGGCGACGGCGTCGGTGGAATCGGGGACCGCCCGCGGAATCCCGTCGGGATCGCGGCTGACCGCCGCGGCGCCGAGGAGGGCCCGCAGGCGATCGAGAACGTCATGGCTCATACCGTACCTCCCCGGCGCCACTCGCGACAGGCGTGATAGGGAATGACCTTGCCCGGGTTGGCCCGCGCGCCCGGATCGAAGACGAGCCGCACCGCTCGCATGGCGCCGAGCGTTTCCGCATCGAAGGCGTCCGGCATATAGGCCAGCTTGTCGGACCCGACGCCATGCTCGCCGGTGATGCTTCCGCCGACCGCGAGGCAGGCGTGCATGATGTCGTGGTTGGCGGCATGGACACGGGCGACCATGTCAGGGTCGCGGCCGTCGAAACTGATGTTCGGATGGAGATTGCCGTCGCCGGCGTGGAACACGTTCGCGACGTCGAGTCGGTAATGCGCCGCGATGGCCGCCACCCGGTCAAGGATAT is a window from the Gemmatimonadales bacterium genome containing:
- a CDS encoding FAD-binding oxidoreductase gives rise to the protein MSHDVLDRLRALLGAAAVSRDPDGIPRAVPDSTDAVAATLRLAESSGWRVRLEGHGSWVPADAPADLALTTRGLDRLVTVQPADLVATVEAGVSMDDLQRRLAAEGMWLAIDSPGRPERTVGSIVATATAGALRAGFGPVRDHILGCTAVTGDGRVVRPGGTVVKNVAGYDLTKLQVGGFGAFGVLTTLHLRLRALPNADTTLVARAPRDHLTSAARDLADAGVQPQALELLSPAVAADSDWILAARCIGSEGGVAGDTARILDAADLAWNRLDSDSAHAFWHLVTHAGSGATMTVRLGVLAPGLDDLLDLVGQHLDEGLVWAGASQGGMRWAGDATADSLRTLRRLAAEREVPLTLERAPWPLRQAVGHFGAYREGVGPLVTQLRDVFDPGGRLVVALDGAEP